Below is a window of Populus alba chromosome 2, ASM523922v2, whole genome shotgun sequence DNA.
TACTGTCTCATCGACTGGGGCATCTATATGGCCTGTACATGTAGCTGCTTGGATGGTTGATTCTTTGAATTCCTTCAGACCCTGCACAAGATATTTAGCAATTCTCAATTACTTTCTGCAAAACTAGATAATTTGATTTCATCTAGGAATTCCAAAATTACGATCATGTTTACTCTCAGGACAAAACAAAATGGTGAACAGCAACCTAAGTTGCAAACATACTTGAGAGGGCTGTTGGCACATCAAAGGAGTCTGAATTTTGTGATAAGCTTCTTGCATATTTCCATACAATTGTCCCAAGCTGGCATTCTTTCTCAGACTTGTACGTGCTGTTGCGACAAGTCTATTTCGAAGCAACTGCATAATAAGCAAATACTAATCTTAGAAAGATTTAATGCACGGAGTTACCACGACGACAAAACAAGACAACTTATTTCTTCAACACTGACTATTGAAAGAACCTTGATTTTTTGAGAGATTTCAGGGTAGATTACCTGGTACTTAAGAGTGGCCAGACTCTTTGTATGCATTGGAGATTGGGGAATGACTCCATTTGATGGTGGGATTCCAATAAGACCACACATTAAGGTCTGTCatcattaatgaaaatattatgaatgtttgagaaaagaaaatccagtAGGATGAGACGGTTCTAGTAAGAAGGGAATTTGCATACCAGAAATCCCAAAAGAAGCAAGTCATAATGATAAGAAGATGGCTTTCTCAAGTTGAACTCCTTCTGCTGAGCAAGTTGAGATGCTACACTATGGTCAAAATAGTAAAGCACCGCGATCATCGTAGCAGGAATGAAAGCTCCAATTATGTAGGAAATGGGAACATCTAACATCTCCTGTCATGTGAAGATTAAAATAGCTAGTTTAGTTTAATATGTAGAGATAAAATTCTTTGTTTTCCGGATGACGGAAAGAAGAGACAGAACTTGCCTTGACTACAGTCCAGTTCTCATATGCACCAGGGGACCAGGGATTTGGGCTGAAAAGACGCCGGGGGATTCCTCGGGGAACATTTCCTGTCGGAATATAAGAAACAGCTGTCCATACTAGAACCATGAGGGGTACACCGTAGTCTGCTACTAAACTTCTAAGCCAACCTGTCAGGAAAATGATTTTAagctttcaaaataaaagaatatggTAATCTTTAAAGTAACCAAGATTCCCGACTGATCATAAGTAGTAAAAGCCCTCAGTATTCTATCAGAAACCTGAATTTTGATCTACATACCACTCCCATAGCGCCATGATCTTGCCTTGCGGCTTCTTAATGCAGTGAGCAGGAGGCCAAATGATAGAACCAAAGCAAACATTCCATTTGCGAACCTCCATGAAGGTATAAACTCCATTGATTTTGGATCTTCTCGTCTTGGAATGCGGAATTCATCCACGAGACCCTTAACAGTCAAGTCAATTACTTAGTTTAACTGctaattaaacaataattaacaaCATGCCATCATCATAATGCAGTTGAAGTCTTTAACTACTCTTACTTTGATAGCCTGTTGCATGAAGAGCATTGCAATAAGCAGACCAAACAGCTCTCCAGCTACACGAGTGAACCTATTGATAATTGAGCATGCTCCTAAGACAGCCAGTAAGAACAGCAAGAGTGAAGTCCAAACACATACCCTGCAAGATCATATAACCAGGTAAGTTTTGTCAAGCAGAGGAAGCAAGCATAAAAAGAGATCATCTAAGACCTATAAAAAGGGATTAATCAGCTTACCATCCAGTCCATGCTAGAAATAAGTTCCTTCCCAAATCAGCTCTCTCTTTGGCAAAGTTGAACATAAATGTGTACATAATGACTGTCGGCTCTGCAACTCCCAATATCAGCAAAGGTTGACCTCCAATAATTGAGTGTATGATACCACAAACTGCGGTGGACGCCAGGGTCTGAACTGCTGTTAGAACTCCATCTGCAAGTGCAAGGTAGATTTCATGATGTGCTAAAATTTCACAGAACAtcatgtcttttctttttcttcttttcacctTGAGATTAAAATGGTTTGATAAAAAGTTGGCGCAAGTGAAAAAAGAATGTGCATGATTTCAGCAAGCtaacatcaatcttttttagaaaaaaagaatattcaacagaagaaaaaaaaaagttccttgCTGAGTTCATGTTAATACCAGTATTTCTCTCCAATTGTTCCCCAAATGAGATGACCGGAATCGCGGAAGCAAAGAATATATATGTGGTGGGAGCCAAAATcctgaaaataacattaatatatatgaaaCCAATAatcatattgaaaattattcatAAAGGAGGCCTAAAATGCAAAGAATGTAAATGTCAGAAAAATGGCAACTACTGCAAACCATGCACGACAAAATTTTGTGTGATCACTAAGAGATGAGACTTTACCTGAAGCCTGCTCTAAATCCACCTGTCCAGTCTTGCTTGTAACACATCAATCTTCCCCGAAGGTCATTCTTGATTCCACGGAAAGGCACAAATGTCTCCTCCATGAAGTTATCCGACAGGAAGCTCAGTGGTGAAAAGTACTGCGTActtgttttcttccttctttgaaagCTTGTAACAGATGACTAGACTACTCAGACGATAAGCAAGAATACCCTCTAGCGACAATGTTGGGATTTTAGAGGGAGGAGTGGATTTGCCATTGAGAAACTGATTGGTGATAGAAATTACATAACTGGAAAATAATCAGTAAGATCAACTCTTAGAAGGGATggagcaaaaaagaaaaagaaagataaatccACAGGCGAGCTTGCTCTATACACAACAAAGTGAGTTAATGATGCGATGGCTAGCAAAGTTTGGAGGACAAAAGAGTGCCAACGGGGAAAGCTTGCAGTTCAGTACAGAATTTGGTGGGTTGGTGACCACAAAAAAAGAGCAGCAGACTTCTTGAAACTCCTCTTGAGTTCAATGTGTTGGCACTTGGAAGAGAAGAAAGCTCCagatatatatagtaataacaGTTTCTTGTGCAGACAGCAATACGGGTCAAGAGGGAATGGTGAGTCAAATTAATGAAGAGTCATTAGCTTGGGGGTTCAATAATCCTCTCTACCCTTGATCTTTTCCACTTGCATGCACTCTCCGCTTTAACTGGACCACGTCAGCTACACTGTGGTAGATGGATCCACCAGGAAGGTTCAGTTACATTTCACGGACTTTATTTAGCCAAAAAGTGTCGCATACAGGTAGCagtatgttttgaaggcacttctTGGCCACATTGTGAGCAATAGTTGACTTCTCTTGAATTTATTTAGGTTATAAATCATAGTGTCTGGTGTTCATTATACAGTAGAGATCATGACCCTATGATACAGCCATATCAGCATCTTCCCCCACATTAGTTTGGGGCCTGGGGGGGTTATTATTTGATGCGCCAATTAAGATACCTTTGGTGCCTTCATTTTGATGGGGATGTAGTACAATATTaatctgtcttcttctttttttatttctttttttttttactctcaaAGTGAGGATTTCGTGCTCAGTATTCCTTTTATCGTTTCCTTATGTTTTCGAGGGCAGACTCAACACTACTAGGAATGATCTaagaatttgtgttttattctaTTGCTGCCCATGTGCTTTCAAACTGGAACAGCTCATCTTAGCTATATTCCTAATCACTCGTACTATGTTTCAAGTGCTCTTTCACGTCGACAATCAACCTtcatgcttttcttttcctttttttttttttatataaaaaaatactgttgATGCTACAAAATCCATTATACAAATGGGAGTTTTTGAGTGTTTAGATAGTTACAATCACCCGTTTACATTAATATTCTCTTTTTTGTAGTTCATGAAATTAATGGTAGATGATCATTAATTTCTAGTTGGGTTTAGGAtctttcaatgataaaattaataatatttaataaaagattgcaatatataaaagattgatctttaaattctaaaaacaagattatttgtttttatttttgtatgataaatgctataagaattaaaatacaaatgcttagagaataaaaattataaaccatTTATCTTGGTGGCTCAGAAGAATATATATAGTCATTGAACCTTGTCATATTGCTTTAATAGAGGGTTTAAAATGTCATTTTCTTCTAATAGCATTAATGAGGGATAAATATCCCTTATGcagtattaataaaaatagatatttcttacataatattaatattgatagaaATATGGTAGGTTCTTAGAAAACTTTTATATATCCAGGAGTGTAGAGAgattattattcttaatttttaacattttatgttaaaagttATAAGAATTAATAAACAAGGTCTTGTAACCCAACATGAGACCTATAATGATTGTCAATTCCATACCCACTTAGACTTGGAATGATGCCAAGCCTGAGGGTATTGGGCCTGTTAACTCGCTAAACTCATATATACTTAGACTCAATATATAGTTGAACCTACAAATATTGGGTTTGGCAACTTGACGAACCTATATGTACTTAGGCTTACCTCGCTAGACCTACATGTAATTGAGCTCTGTGTGACTGAACCAGGGTGTTAGGTCTGACAGTTCGTCAAGCCTACATGTACTTGGGTTCGGTGTGTGGCTGAACCCAATGATAGTGAGTTTAAGAATTTACCAGACTCATATGTACTTGAGCTCAGCATGTGGGTGAGCTCAATATAATGTTGGGTTGGTAAGCTTATCATATCAATGTTTGTTTAGACTTAATATATAGCTAAATCTAAGGATATTGGATTTGACACCTTGCTAGATCCATATATACTTGAGTTTAGCATGTATTTGAACCCAAAAGATTGAGTTTGACAACTGCTAAATTTACATGTATTTGAACTCAATGTGTAGTTAAACCTAGTAATATTAAGTATGGTAACTGGCTAGGCCATTGGGTTAAACATATAACTAAAACCAGAGTTATTGGAACTCGCAAATGACCAGATCCATGTACTTGATTTAAAGTGTCACTTGGACAGAACTGAAGTAGGGAAACTCAATTCTCTTTTCGACCGAACTCAAAGCAAAGGTGTGGTTGTTACAAGTTCGTGCCCTTTATCATGAATGATGATCATGATTAAAGATATATAATACCAAAACCTTAATCATGCAGAATTACGACTTTCGAAAGCCATGGCAAGTGCgcttagatttaataattgcagcaacaaatttcaaaatcaaatcagaAAATGACTTATCCTCTGATCCTCATCTCTAAACCGTTGATGTTCTTGTACACCAGAAAAAGGCTTTCCACTCTCTCTTCTCTCGTGATGTGAGAGTACAAAGAAAAACCAACGATAGAAATTTCATTGCAAAGCCTAATCAGGCACTAAAATTTATTACCCTTCTTGTAGTAttgcttgcttcttcttcttttgaaagCGCAGTGGTCAAAGGctttttaattctttgtttttatcaaaaacgaCACATGCAATATGCAATGTCACATCTAGGGCATTACTCGTGTCATATGGTTGCATATTTTCTTTTCGACCTAGAATTTATATCATCGCAGATTACCAGGCCTGAGAGTaacatgtataaataaataaataaataaaacttatatttattaacatatcgtaaattttcaaaaatctaTTTCCCTTGTCGCTCACAGCAACTCCACTCAAGAaaaatctctctcttttaacACAAGTTGGGCTGGTGATTTCTCTTTGAAGAATTTGCAATCACTCGCAAGGATCTTGAAGTTAGAGGGCAAAGCTTTGAATTGTTGCCTCTTGGCAGTGGTAGAATGATGTGCCCCGGCCGGTGTATCTTTTGCCCTAATTAAGCCATGAAATTAACAATGGCCACCATGTGAACCAAAAAAATGCAGCAGAGAGAATGACTTTGTTTGTTGTGGGGAAGGCAAGCTTTACTCAAACCGACAATTGTTCATCTCTAGTGACTCATCACACCACCAAGGCAGATCTCACTCTAAATTAACAGCTTTAAGAGGAATGGAGATGGTGGAGGTCCATCTGAGGGATAGATGGTGGATTTGATCAGGGCGGTTGTGATGGCTAGACAGGTGGCGGTCGATgcgaagaaacaaaaagaaaaggaggtggtggatattattaatttccccattaattgaaatataatttaatggtTTCAATTATGCGTGCTTGCTATTGCTAGgaattgaaaaaggaaaaaggaaaaggaaaagagcaagttggttagggtttttttaattttttaattcaatgacaaatttaatatttaacagAGATTATTTCCCCattgaaatataattcaatgGCTTCAATTATTTCTTGTGTGCTTACtagaatttgaaaagaaaaggaagaaggtgATCATGGTgactatggttttttttttttttaacttaatgtTTACTATAAgaactttttaattattaaatagaatataataataattttataaataatttgatatttgttgaTGCGTCAACGAGAGGAGAGGATCTAGAGTGctttaaatttataaacttcatggaataaatgtaatttttagaATAACAAAGACAAACCAAAAAATAAGCAAACTATAGGAGTCTCCGCGTAAttgatctatttttatttatttatacattaaGTAAAAGCAAGATTTAATTAAGGtttaataatatggttgcagATTTAATCATCAACTTTAATTAAAAGGGAGGGTTGGCAAATGAGCATCACTTACAGATTCATAATCTACGTACCAACTCCTTTATATATATTGCCATCTCATAGTTTTTTAAATCCTAGGAAAACTTTCGCTCCCTAAAGCagaattatattattctatgaTCAAGTAAAGCATTAATTATGAGTTAAACTATAAAGTAGCAAGATTCTGCATTAATTATTAGTAAAGCTAAAgcgagtttaaaaaattataaaaggctagtttaagaaaaaaaaaaagttttctttgGGTCGTGAAACACAAACtcatttactctttttttttttttttttggattatgatctctccttttctctttactatctgacaaaataaataaaagagattattataatttagtgtgaaaaattttttattctttctaattgggtatttctattttttttttttttgagtgtatgagtttttaaatttttataatcaagTGTCTTTGTCAAATTATGTAGAAAACAAATGATGACATTGACATGTCATGAATACTTATTTA
It encodes the following:
- the LOC118046924 gene encoding probable boron transporter 2; protein product: MEETFVPFRGIKNDLRGRLMCYKQDWTGGFRAGFRILAPTTYIFFASAIPVISFGEQLERNTDGVLTAVQTLASTAVCGIIHSIIGGQPLLILGVAEPTVIMYTFMFNFAKERADLGRNLFLAWTGWVCVWTSLLLFLLAVLGACSIINRFTRVAGELFGLLIAMLFMQQAIKGLVDEFRIPRREDPKSMEFIPSWRFANGMFALVLSFGLLLTALRSRKARSWRYGSGWLRSLVADYGVPLMVLVWTAVSYIPTGNVPRGIPRRLFSPNPWSPGAYENWTVVKEMLDVPISYIIGAFIPATMIAVLYYFDHSVASQLAQQKEFNLRKPSSYHYDLLLLGFLTLMCGLIGIPPSNGVIPQSPMHTKSLATLKYQLLRNRLVATARTSLRKNASLGQLYGNMQEAYHKIQTPLMCQQPSQGLKEFKESTIQAATCTGHIDAPVDETVFDIEKEIDDLLPVEVKEQRVSNLLQATMVGGCVAAMPFLKMIPTSVLWGYFAFMAIESLPGNQFWERILLLFTAPSRRYKVLEDFHATFVETVPFKSIAMFTIFQTAYLLICFGLTWIPIAGLMFPLMIMLLVPVRQYCLPKFFKGAHLQDLDAAEYEEAPALPFDLATEAELGEGAAYGGDGEILDEVITRSRGEFRHTSSPKISSSTTTPANNPKSHQSPRLSYTYSPRISELRGEKSPKSGGRGFNSPRTGDQKLSKLGKSPSSSEQN